In Candidatus Manganitrophus noduliformans, the genomic stretch AATGGCGGGGGTCGTTTTTCCGGCGGGCTTTTTCTCCTTGGGGGCTTTGTCTTCCATCTTCTCGACCGGCTTCTCTTTCGGCCCCCGGTCTTGGGCTTCGCTCCGAAGAATCGGCGAAGCCCACCCTAAAGCCATAACAACTGTAATAGACAGGATAAGCCAGAATGTCGCTCTCTTTTTTTTCATCGTGGACCTTTCTCATGCACGGTTTACCCAATAAGAGTGGGAGTCATTTCGTTTATAGGTGATTGGGAGGTTTCTCAAGGCAGACTTCGAACGTTCGCGAGGTTACGTTGATGCTGCCTGATCGACCGATCGAAGAGGGCGCGAAAGAATGCCGGACCTCTTCGAGATGATTATCGCATCGAACAGGGAGGGCGGTCTGTGGGGGGAATCACACTCGGAAGGGGTGAGTGGATGACTGGATTAGACTGTTTTTACTTAAGGCGGTCCCGGCCGTGTGGAGAGGTCAGATCGAGCGCCGGCCCCACCGGGACGATCCGTGTCGGATTAATGTCGTCGTGCGTCACGTAATAATGACGCTTGATGTGATCGAAGTTCACCGTTTCGGCAATCCCGTCATGCTGATAGAGCTCCCGCAAGTATCCCCAGAGGTGGGGGTAGTCGACGATCCGGCGAATATTGCACTTGAAGTGCCCATGGTAGACGGCGTCGAAGCGGATCAGCGTCGGAAAGAGCCGCCAGTCGGCCTCGGTGATCTGTTGTCCCACCAGATAACGCTGCTTTGAGAGGCGCGCTTCGATCCGGTCGAGGGCGTCGAAGAGGTTGCGGACGGCCTGCTCATACGACGCCTGGGTGGTTGCGAAGCCGGCCCGGTAGACGCCGTCGTTGATGTTCGGATAGATGAAGTTGTTGATTTCATCGATCTCGGCGCGAAGCGGCGCCGGGTAGAAGTCGGTCTTCACGTCGGTCAAGGCGTTCAATTCGCTGTTCAACATCCGCATAATATCGTCGTCGGAGTTGCTGACGATCCGACCGGTTTTCTTGTCCCAAAGGACCGGGACGGTGACCCGGTCGTTGAACGTCGGGTCGGTCTTCTTATAAGCTTCGCTCAGGTAGCGAAAGCCGTTGATCGGATCTTCCGAATAACCGGGGCCGTTGCGGAAAGCCCACCCCTTTTCGTCGCGGATCGGATCGACCACCGTCATCCCGACGACGTTTTCCAGCCGCTTCAGCTTGCGGAGGATTACCGTCCGGTGCGCCCAGGGGCAGGCGAGGGAGACATAGAGATGATAGCGGCCCGGCTCCGCCGGATAACCGGAGGAACCGTCGGCGGTCACCCACCCCCGAAATCGATCTTCCTGCCGGACGAACTCTCCTTCTTTGCTTTGCTCTTTTGGAAAAGGCATCCGATTCCTCCTTCTGTTTGATTCAGCTTATGGTAAAGTTGTTTTCAGATCTCCGCGAAGAACGGTCAGATTAGGTATAACCAGATTCTTGAGCCAAGTCAAACGGCCTTCCGGTTTCTTGACGCGTCCTTCGGGCGCGATATACTACATCGAGGTGTGGAGGAAGATGAAATGAGCGACGTGCTCAAGAGTTTTCAGCGGGTTCGTCATCAAGGATTGGCGGAGAAATTTTATGAGGCTTTGCTCCAGGCGGATCCCCGGATCAAGATGATGTTTAAAAATACGAATTTCGAGCGGCAGCGGGAGCTCTTCGTC encodes the following:
- a CDS encoding glutathione S-transferase family protein — translated: MPFPKEQSKEGEFVRQEDRFRGWVTADGSSGYPAEPGRYHLYVSLACPWAHRTVILRKLKRLENVVGMTVVDPIRDEKGWAFRNGPGYSEDPINGFRYLSEAYKKTDPTFNDRVTVPVLWDKKTGRIVSNSDDDIMRMLNSELNALTDVKTDFYPAPLRAEIDEINNFIYPNINDGVYRAGFATTQASYEQAVRNLFDALDRIEARLSKQRYLVGQQITEADWRLFPTLIRFDAVYHGHFKCNIRRIVDYPHLWGYLRELYQHDGIAETVNFDHIKRHYYVTHDDINPTRIVPVGPALDLTSPHGRDRLK